A single window of Gavia stellata isolate bGavSte3 chromosome 16, bGavSte3.hap2, whole genome shotgun sequence DNA harbors:
- the LOC132318367 gene encoding ADP-ribosylation factor-like protein 3 — protein MGDVQKGLLSVIQRLKGSPEQELRIVLLGLDNAGKTTLLKRLASEEVSTITPTQGFNIKSVHSHGFKLNVWDIGGQRSIRPYWRKYLGSTDLLIYVIDSADQKRFEETGQELAELTEEESLTGVPLLVFANKQDLVTAAPAAEIAEGLGLHTYRDREWQIQACSALSGEGVQDGMNWISSQIMKRKK, from the exons ATGGGTGATGTGCAGAAG GGACTGCTCTCCGTCATCCAGAGGCTGAAGGGTTCCCCGGAGCAGGAGCTGCGCATCGTCCTGCTGGGGCTGGACAACGCGGGGAAGACCACGCTGCTGAAACGCCTGGCATCCGAGGAGGTCAGCACCATCACACCCACCCAG GGCTTCAACATAAAGAGTGTCCACTCGCACGGCTTCAAGCTAAACGTCTGGGATATCGGGGGGCAGCGCTCCATCCGCCCGTACTGGAGGAAGTATCTGGGCAGCACCGACCTGCTG ATTTATGTCATTGACAGTGCAGACCAGAAGCGTTTCGAGGAGACCGGGCAG GAGTTGGCAGAGCTCACCGAGGAGGAGTCCCTCACGGGGGTCCCATTGCTGGTGTTTGCCAACAAGCAGGACCTAGTGactgcagcacctgcagctgAAATTGCGGAAGGGTTGGGCCTCCATACCTATCGGGACCGGGAATGGCAGATCCAGGCCTGCTCAGCCTTGTCTGGGGAAGGAGTGCAG GATGGGATGAACTGGATTTCCAGCCAGATcatgaaaaggaagaagtga
- the LMAN2 gene encoding vesicular integral-membrane protein VIP36, with protein MAAGAGGLLAAAALLLAVAGPLPAPAELTDGNSEHLKREHSLMKPYQGAGSAAMPLWDFQGSTMVTSQYVRLTPDERSREGSIWNRVPCFLKDWELHVHFKIHGAGKKNLHGDGLALWYTQERLVPGPVFGSKDNFHGLAIFLDTYPNDEATERVFPYISAMVNNGSLTYDHSKDGRWTELAGCTADLRNQNHDTFLAIRYSRGRLTVMTDVEDKNEWKNCIDIAGVQLPTGYFFGASAGTGDLSDNHDIISMKLFQLMVEHPLEDETVDWTKIEPSVSLLKSPKDNVDDPTGNFRSGPLTGWKVFLLLLCALLGIIVCAVVGAVVFQKRQERNKRFY; from the exons ATGGCGGCGGGTGCGGGCGGGCTGCTGGCGGCAGCGGCGCTGCTGTTGGCGGTGGCCGGGCCGCTCCCGGCGCCCGCCGAGCTCACGGACGGCAACAGCGAGCACCTGAAGCGGGAGCACTCGCTGATGAAGCCGTATCAGG GTGCGGGCTCCGCCGCGATGCCGCTGTGGGACTTCCAGGGCAGCACCATGGTCACCAGCCAGTACGTCCGCCTGACGCCCGACGAGCGCAGCCGGGAGGGCTCCATCTGGAACCGCGTG CCCTGCTTCCTCAAGGATTGGGAGCTCCACGTCCACTTCAAGATCCACGGAGCTGGCAAGAAGAACCTGCACGGCGACGGCCTGGCCCTGTGGTACACGCAGGAGCGCCTGGTGCCAG GTCCTGTCTTTGGCAGCAAGGACAACTTTCACGGACTGGCTATCTTCCTTGATACATATCCCAACGATGAAGCGACAGAG CGTGTGTTCCCCTATATCTCTGCGATGGTGAACAATGGCTCCCTGACGTACGACCACAGTAAGGACGGGCGCTGGACGGAGCTGGCAGGGTGCACCGCCGACCTTCGGAACCAGAACCATGACACTTTCCTGGCAATTCGGTACTCCCGAGGTCGCCTGACG GTGATGACTGATGTGGAAGACAAGAACGAATGGAAGAACTGCATTGACATTGCAGGGGTGCAGCTGCCAACCGGCTACTTCTTTGGTGCTTCTGCTGGCACTGGAGATTTGTCTG ACAATCACGATATTATCTCGATGAAGCTATTCCAGCTCATGGTGGAGCACCCTCTAGAAGATGAGACCGTTGACTGGACCAAGATTGAGCCTAGCGTCAGCCTCCTTAAATCACCCAAAG ACAACGTGGATGACCCGACGGGGAATTTCCGAAGCGGGCCTTTGACGGGCTGGAAGGtgttcctgctcctgctctgcgCGCTGCTGGGCATCATCGTCTGTGCTGTGGTGGGAGCTGTGGTCTTCCAGAAACGCCAGGAGCGGAACAAGCGCTTCTACTAA
- the B4GALT7 gene encoding beta-1,4-galactosyltransferase 7, whose translation MGPARRRAALRLRGGGSPPLLGLLPGRFSVFPLFFLALLLGFASLLWLQLSCSGEGPAPGGGQNRGGPRPPCPPQAPLLPAEDEPSWGPHRLALLVPFRERFEELLAFVPYMHRFLSKKRIRHHIFVLNQVDHFRFNRASLINVGFLESGNDTDYIAMHDVDLLPLNEQLDYGFPEAGPFHVASPELHPLYHYKTYVGGILLLTKQHYEMCNGMSNRFWGWGREDDEFYRRIKGAGLQVRRPSGITTGYETFQHLHDPAWRKRDQKRIAAQKQEQFKVDREGGLNNVRYRIESRTALSVAGAPCTVLNVLLDCDTSETPWCTFG comes from the exons ATGGGCCCGGCCCGCCGCAGGGCCGCGCTCCGCCTGCGCGGCGGCGG GTCGCCGCCGCTGCTGGGCCTGCTGCCCGGCAGGTTCTCCGTCTTCCCGCTCTTCTTCCTGGCGCTGCTCCTGGGCTTCGCCTCGCTGCTCTGGCTCCAGCTCAGCTGCTCGGGCGAGGGGCCGGCCCCCGGCGGCGGGCAGaaccgggggggtccccgcccgccctgcccgccccaggCCCCGCTCCTGCCGGCGGAGGACGAGCCGTCGTGGGGTCCCCACCGCCTGGCACTGCTCGTCCCCTTCCGTGAGCGCTTCGAGGAGCTGCTGGCCTTCGTGCCCTACATGCACCGCTTCTTGAGCAAGAAGAGGATCCGCCATCACATCTTCGTTCTCAACCAGGTGGATCATTTCAG GTTTAACAGGGCGTCCCTGATCAACGTGGGCTTCCTGGAGAGTGGAAATGACACCGACTATATCGCAATGCACGACGTCGATCTCCTGCCTCTCAACGAGCAGCTGGACTACGGCTTCCCAGAGGCAGGGCCCTTCCACGTGGCATCCCCGGAGCTGCACCCGCTCTACCACTATAAGACCTATGTGGGTGGCATTCTGCTGCTCACCAAGCAGCACTATGAGATG TGCAACGGCATGTCCAACCGCTtctggggctgggggcgggAGGACGACGAGTTTTATCGACGTATCAAAGGAGCTGGTCTCCAG GTTCGCCGTCCCTCTGGAATCACAACTGGATATGAGACTTTCCAGCACCTGCATGACCCAGCCTGGAGGAAGAGAGACCAGAAGCGCATCGCTGCACAGAAGCAG gAACAGTTCAAAGTGGATCGGGAGGGAGGTCTGAACAACGTGAGGTACCGAATCGAGTCACGGACAGCTCTGAGTGTGGCAGGAGCCCCTTGCACCGTCCTTAATGTCTTGCTGGACTGTGACACAAGCGAGACCCCTTGGTGCACGTTTGGCTGA
- the N4BP3 gene encoding NEDD4-binding protein 3 yields MAAAQGPVTCEPDTRILSTYLSLEPVGIVGSMGSVGSLVEKQDLSPLELRAPLGGSRGLRQPDGLLRKGPSQRELFGYLHGAKKETRSERKHQSSGACYKRDYESDRENRSPERCSREHHRGADFSKSSLPERGRFDKCRIRPSAFKAVAGKGLVSMQGLSSSKGQKLSKSNGSLHTLLSQSSTAASQHGPLRTHLLHAISLDEASDSSHNSIQSFPSYGSRLKPAQSQFSASMGHINHIGGSLDRVSRSPRDPLAPEKAPLSCKSMATLSRLQSPGEPPPPYEFTYSLEDAVKQLEDRLQETGGELRQLKRSLSETEDPFTQVFEDKQRLWLDELEDLKQMYMARLQQVTQQAQRGQRALQLQLYKAQQEKKRLQEELSMQQCQCEEPKLRQPQGERVSPKLEETKWEVCQKAAEISLLKQQLRDTQEEMAQKLGEIFSLKTQLREAKAEVQARDSQLAQLAGSFQSPVEPSASLPLSDDPMPACQDFPGCETDDSKCRGLHSDTAEPLERQVEWLWAELLRERRQGQLQAVNFELERKTWQEEKEKVLRYQRELQASYMEMYHRSQALERELRQLRSEPRDVGADSPWIERVESSKI; encoded by the exons atggcagcagcacagggtcCTGTGACCTGTGAGCCTGACACCCGCATCCTCAGCACCTACCTCTCCTTGGAGCCCGTCGGCATCGTTGGCAGCATGGGCAGCGTGGGCAGCCTGGTGGAGAAACAGGATCTGTCCCCCCTGGAGCTGCGGGCCCCGCTGGGGGGCTCACGGGGGCTTCGGCAGCCCGACGGCTTGCTGCGGAAGGGGCCGAGCCAGCGGGAGCTCTTCGGCTACCTGCACGGGGCCAAGAAGGAGACACGGTCGGAGCGGAAGCACCAGTCGTCGGGCGCCTGCTACAAGCGGGACTACGAGAGCGACCGTGAGAACCGGTCCCCCGAGCGCTGCTCCCGCGAGCATCACCGTGGGGCTGACTTCTCCAAGAGCTCCCTGCCCGAGAGGGGACGCTTCGACAAG TGCCGTATCAGGCCCTCTGCTTTCAAGGCGGTGGCCGGGAAGGGGCTGGTCTCCATGCAGGGCCTGTCCTCATCCAAGGGGCAGAAGCTGTCCAAGAGCAACGGGAGTCTGCACACGCTGCTGTCACAGAGCAGCACGGCGGCCTCGCAACACGGCCCACTCCGCACCCACCTGCTCCACGCCATCAGCCTGGATGAGGCCTCCGACTCCAGCCACAACTCTATCCAGAGCTTCCCTTCCTATGGTTCTCGCCTCAAGCCTGCCCAGAGCCAGTTCAGCGCCTCGATGGGCCACATCAACCACATCGGGGGCTCCTTGGACAGGGTTTCCcggagccccagggaccccctggCCCCTGAGAAGGCACCCCTGTCCTGCAAAAGCATGGCCACACTGAGCCggctgcagagccctggggagcccccGCCACCCTACGAATTCACCTACTCGCTGGAGGATGCGGTGAAGCAGCTGGAGGACCGGCTGCAGGAGACGGGAGGAGAGCTGCGGCAGCTCAAGAGGAGCCTTAGCGAGACCGAAGACCCCTTCACGCAG GTGTTTGAGGACAAGCAGCGGCTGTGGCTGGACGAGCTGGAGGATCTGAAGCAGATGTACATGGCCCGGCTGCAGCAGGTGACACAGCAGGCGCAGCGTGGGCAGCGGgcgctgcagctgcagctctaCAAGGCGCAGCAGGAGAAGAAGCGGCTGCAGGAGGAGCTAAGCATGCAGCAGTGCCAGTGTGAGGAGCCCAAGCTCCGGCAGCCCCAGGGTGAGCGCGTCAGCCCCAAGCTGGAGGAGACCAAGTGGGAG GTGTGCCAGAAGGCAGCTGAGATCtccctgctgaagcagcagctccgGGACACCCAGGAGGAGATGGCTCAGAAGCTGGGTGAGATCTTCAGCCTGAAGACACAGCTGCGGGAGGCCAAGGCAGAGGTCCAGGCCAGGGACTCCCAGCTGGCACAACTGGCAGGCTCCTTCCAGAGCCCTGTGGAGCCCAGTGCCTCGCTGCCACTGAGCGATGACCCTATGCCAGCATGCCAGGACTTCCCTGGCTGCGAAACTGATGACTCCAAGTGCCGGGGCCTTCACAGCGACACGGCGGAGCCCCTGGAGCGGCAGGTGGAGTggctgtgggcagagctgctgcggGAGCGGCGCCAGGGCCAGCTGCAGGCTGTGAACTTTGAGTTGGAGAGGAAAAcctggcaggaggagaaggagaaagtgCTGCGGTACCAGCGGGAGCTCCAGGCCAGCTACATGGAGATGTACCACCGGAGCCAGGCGCTGGAGCGGGAGCTGCGGCAGCTGCGGTCGGAGCCCAGGGATGTTGGGGCCGACTCGCCGTGGATCGAGCGGGTGGAGTCCTCGAAGATCTGA
- the NHP2 gene encoding H/ACA ribonucleoprotein complex subunit 2 isoform X2 — MAREKQPEAAAEAEGAPERSYREQLDYLNPIAQPLASPAKHKQIRRGVKEVQKFINKGEKGITVLAGDTLPIDVYCHIPIMCEDRSLPYAYVPSKSDLGAAAGSKRPTCVIMIKPHEEYQETYDECLEEVEALPLPL; from the exons ATGGCGAGGGAGAAGCAGCctgaggcggcggcggaggcggaGGGAGCTCCTGAGCGCTCGTACCGGGAGCAGCTCGACTACCTGAACCCCATTGCCCAGCCCCTCGCCTCCC CGGCCAAGCACAAGCAGATCCGTCGCGGTGTGAAGGAGGTCCAGAAGTTCATCAACAAGGGAGAGAAGGG GATCACGGTGCTGGCCGGCGACACGCTGCCTATCGATGTGTACTGCCACATCCCCATCATGTGCGAAGACAGGAGCCTCCCCTACGCATACGTCCCTTCCAAATCG GACCTGGGAGCCGCAGCCGGCTCGAAGCGCCCGACCTGCGTTATCATGATCAAGCCCCACGAGGAGTACCAGGAGACCTACGATGAGTGCTTGGAGGAGGTAGAGGCCCTGCCCCTGCCGCTGTGA
- the NHP2 gene encoding H/ACA ribonucleoprotein complex subunit 2 isoform X1 — protein sequence MAREKQPEAAAEAEGAPERSYREQLDYLNPIAQPLASRKLTRKLYKCIRKAAKHKQIRRGVKEVQKFINKGEKGITVLAGDTLPIDVYCHIPIMCEDRSLPYAYVPSKSDLGAAAGSKRPTCVIMIKPHEEYQETYDECLEEVEALPLPL from the exons ATGGCGAGGGAGAAGCAGCctgaggcggcggcggaggcggaGGGAGCTCCTGAGCGCTCGTACCGGGAGCAGCTCGACTACCTGAACCCCATTGCCCAGCCCCTCGCCTCCCGTAAGCTGACGCGCAAGCTCTACAAGTGTATCAGGAAAG CGGCCAAGCACAAGCAGATCCGTCGCGGTGTGAAGGAGGTCCAGAAGTTCATCAACAAGGGAGAGAAGGG GATCACGGTGCTGGCCGGCGACACGCTGCCTATCGATGTGTACTGCCACATCCCCATCATGTGCGAAGACAGGAGCCTCCCCTACGCATACGTCCCTTCCAAATCG GACCTGGGAGCCGCAGCCGGCTCGAAGCGCCCGACCTGCGTTATCATGATCAAGCCCCACGAGGAGTACCAGGAGACCTACGATGAGTGCTTGGAGGAGGTAGAGGCCCTGCCCCTGCCGCTGTGA